From one Lotus japonicus ecotype B-129 chromosome 3, LjGifu_v1.2 genomic stretch:
- the LOC130745902 gene encoding glucan endo-1,3-beta-D-glucosidase ARB_01444-like, protein MITGMSKRIGWSLSCCVLVFLVAVVARWSFSLSPPEQPDSSTEHTVVTPFTFPQAHSTVLPDPSTFFSPNALSTPPPTNSFFQNFALKNGDQPEYIHPYLIKSSNSSVSVSYPSRFSTPGFTSQVFISDLTISAVKPHRHHHHHHRISSYSDLGVTLDYPSSNLRFFLVRGSPFVTFSVTEPTPLSITTIHAILSFSSDDSLRKHTFSFNNGQTWILYSSSPIRLSHSLSEISTDEAFSGVIRIALLPGSDLKNEAVLDRFSSCYPVSGDAVFAGKFSVEYKWEKKGFGDLLLLAHPLHVQLLSDSGSDVTVLSDFKYSSIDGELVGVVGDSWSLKTDPVSVSWQSTKGVREELRDEIVSALLKDVEELDSSAITTASSYFYGKLVARAARLALVAEEVGFLDVIPKISEFLKETIEPWLDGTFNGNGFLYDSKWGGIVTKQGSIDTGADFGFGIYNDHHYHLGYFVYGIAVLAKIDPVWGSKYKPQAYSLVADFMTLSRGSNSNYTRLRCFDLYKLHSWAGGLTEFADGRNQESTSEAVNAYYSAALMGLAYGDADLVATGSTLTALEIHAAKMWWHVREADNIYEADFTKGNKIVGMVWANKRDNGLWFAPPEWRECRLGIQLLPVLPISEALFSNVDFVKELVEWTLPALNREGVGEGWKGFVYALQGVYDNEGALQKVRSLKDFDDGNSLTNLLWWIHSRGDEESSLGHYSQ, encoded by the coding sequence ATGATCACCGGAATGAGTAAGCGTATTGGATGGAGTCTCTCTTGCTGCGTGTTGGTCTTCCTCGTCGCCGTGGTGGCGCGGTGGAGTTTCTCCTTATCGCCGCCGGAGCAACCCGATTCGTCCACAGAGCATACTGTAGTAACACCTTTCACATTCCCACAAGCTCACTCCACCGTTCTCCCTGACCCCTCCACCTTCTTCTCCCCCAACGCTCTCTCCACACCACCACCCACAAACTCGTTCTTCCAAAACTTCGCTCTCAAAAACGGTGACCAACCAGAGTACATTCACCCTTACCTCATCAAATCTTCAAACTCCTCTGTTTCTGTCTCTTACCCTTCTCGCTTCTCCACCCCTGGTTTCACCTCCCAGGTCTTCATCTCCGATCTCACCATCTCCGCCGTGAAaccccaccgccaccaccaccaccaccacagaaTATCATCATATTCTGATCTTGGTGTCACCTTGGATTACCCTTCTTCAAATCTTCGATTCTTCCTTGTCAGGGGAAGCCCCTTTGTGACATTCTCCGTCACCGAACCGACCCCTCTTTCCATCACCACAATCCACGCCATTCTCTCTTTCTCCTCCGATGACTCCCTCAGAAAGCACACATTTAGTTTCAACAATGGCCAGACTTGGATTCTGTACTCTTCTTCACCAATCAGGTTGAGTCATAGCCTCTCTGAGATTTCCACTGATGAGGCCTTTTCCGGTGTGATTCGGATTGCGTTGTTGCCGGGTTCTGATTTGAAGAATGAGGCGGTTCTTGACAGGTTTAGTTCTTGTTACCCTGTGTCTGGTGATGCTGTGTTTGCAGGAAAGTTTAGTGTGGAGTATAAGTGGGAGAAGAAAGGGTTTGGTGATTTGTTACTGTTGGCTCACCCTCTTCATGTTCAGCTTTTGTCTGATAGTGGTTCTGATGTTACTGTTCTGAGTGATTTTAAGTATAGCAGCATTGATGGGGAGCTTGTTGGTGTTGTTGGGGATTCATGGTCTTTGAAAACTGATCCTGTTTCTGTGTCTTGGCAGTCGACTAAGGGTGTGAGAGAAGAGTTGCGAGATGAAATTGTTTCAGCCCTTTTGAAGGATGTTGAGGAGCTTGATTCATCTGCAATCACCACAGCTTCTTCATACTTTTATGGGAAATTGGTTGCAAGGGCAGCAAGGTTGGCGTTGGTAGCGGAAGAGGTGGGTTTCCTTGATGTGATTCCAAAGATTAGCGAGTTTTTGAAGGAAACCATTGAGCCCTGGCTGGATGGAACTTTTAATGGGAATGGATTTCTCTATGATAGCAAGTGGGGAGGGATTGTTACCAAACAAGGTTCTATTGATACCGGTGCTGATTTTGGGTTTGGAATTTATAATGATCACCATTACCATTTGGGGTACTTTGTTTATGGAATTGCAGTGCTTGCAAAGATTGACCCAGTTTGGGGTAGCAAGTATAAGCCTCAAGCCTATTCACTCGTGGCGGATTTTATGACATTGAGCAGAGGATCAAACTCTAACTACACGCGTCTGAGGTGTTTCGACCTTTATAAATTGCACTCATGGGCTGGAGGCTTAACCGAGTTTGCCGATGGAAGAAATCAGGAGAGCACTAGTGAAGCTGTTAATGCATATTACTCTGCAGCCTTGATGGGTTTGGCATATGGTGACGCCGATCTTGTTGCTACTGGATCGACCCTTACAGCGCTCGAGATCCATGCAGCTAAAATGTGGTGGCATGTAAGAGAGGCAGATAACATATATGAGGCAGATTTTACCAAAGGGAACAAGATAGTTGGTATGGTATGGGCTAACAAGAGAGACAATGGACTATGGTTTGCTCCTCCTGAGTGGAGAGAGTGTAGGCTTGGAATTCAGCTCTTGCCCGTGCTTCCTATCTCtgaagctttgttctcaaatgttgattttgtgaaggagcttgtggAGTGGACTTTACCTGCTTTGAATAGGGAAGGTGTTGGAGAAGGATGGAAGGGGTTTGTGTATGCATTGCAAGGAGTTTATGATAACGAAGGTGCATTGCAGAAGGTAAGAAGCTTAAAAGATTTTGATGATGGAAACTCGTTGACTAATCTCTTGTGGTGGATTCACAGCAGAGGTGATGAAGAGAGCTCTCTTGGTCATTACTCCCAGTAG
- the LOC130745899 gene encoding proline-rich receptor-like protein kinase PERK1, whose amino-acid sequence MSSLSPPEASPVDTSAASPPLPAHPSSIPVNFTPTATTPTPGFIATEHTPDPNNDGMARGTLNGIIIGVVLGSVGMLIVGGIFFLLHRNRNRKRLQNSNMEAPPPPPPPKADQVGGLFKHWQAGVPPAADGKAGLPPKPPGVLRGQKQSSHSPTPSSLGSERPHLSPSPGLSLSLSQSTFSYDELEMATDGFSDSNLLGQGGFGYVHKGVLRNGKTVAVKQQKSESRQGDREFCAEVEVISRVHHRHLVTLVGYCVSDVHTMLVYEFVSNKTLEFHLHGKDRPTMDWSTRMKIAVGSAKGLAYLHEDCNPKIIHRDIKGSNILLDDNFEAKVADFGLAKFSSDTDTHVSTRVMGTFGYMAPEYAASGKLTEKSDVFSFGVVLLELITGRKPVDKTHRFIDDSMVEWARPLLSQALENGNFKELVDPRLETNYNPDEMIHMTACAATCVRQSARLRPRMSQVVRALEGNISLDDLNEGSTPGHSRVFGSFESSNYDSTQYSEDLKKFKKLALESQECSGPSSEYGQHLSASTSSGQQNTQEIEIGNGKEGSNHG is encoded by the exons ATGTCGTCTCTGTCACCGCCGGAGGCCTCTCCGGTAGACACCTCCGCCGCATCTCCTCCTCTACCGGCGCACCCCAGCAGCATTCCGGTCAATTTCACGCCGACTGCCACCACTCCGACGCCGGGTTTCATCGCGACGGAGCATACTCCGGATCCGAATAACGACGGCATGGCGAGGGGTACGTTGAACGGGATAATCATAGGGGTTGTGCTTGGTTCAGTGGGTATGCTTATCGTTGGTggtattttcttccttttgcaTAGAAATCGGAATCGGAAGAGACTCCAGAATAGCAACATGGAAGCTcctccgccaccgccaccaccaaaaG CTGACCAGGTTGGTGGCTTATTTAAGCATTGGCAAGCCGGTGTTCCTCCAGCAGCAGATGGTAAAGCAGGCTTGCCGCCTAAGCCTCCCGGGGTTTTGAGGGGTCAAAAACAATCATCTCATTCTCCAACCCCCAGCAGTTTGGGGTCCGAGAGGCCACACCTCTCCCCGTCTCCTGGCCTTTCCTTGTCGCTATCGCAGAGCACTTTCTCGTATGATGAACTAGAAATGGCAACGGATGGATTCTCTGATTCAAATCTTCTTGGTCAAGGTGGTTTTGGCTATGTCCACAAAGGAGTTCTCCGAAATGGAAAAACTGTTGCAGTTAAACAACAGAAATCAGAGAGTAGACAAGGGGATCGCGAGTTTTGTGCTGAAGTAGAGGTCATTAGCCGTGTGCATCACAGACATCTTGTTACCCTAGTCGGATACTGCGTCTCAGATGTCCATACGATGCTTGTCTATGAGTTCGTGTCAAATAAAACACTAGAATTTCATTTGCATG GAAAGGACAGACCAACTATGGACTGGTCCACAAGGATGAAGATTGCTGTGGGATCTGCTAAAGGATTGGCATATTTACACGAGGACT GTAATCCTAAAATCATACACCGTGACATCAAGGGATCTAACATCCTTCTTGATGATAATTTTGAGGCTAAG GTTGCAGATTTTGGACTTGCCAAATTTTCATCTGACACAGATACCCATGTTTCTACCCGAGTGATGGGAACTTTTGG ATACATGGCTCCAGAATATGCTGCTAGTGGGAAACTCACTGAAAAGTCAGATGTTTTCTCCTTTGGTGTTGTGCTTTTGGAGTTGATTACTGGACGAAAACCTGTTGATAAAACTCATCGTTTCATAGACGACAGCATGGTTGAATGG GCAAGGCCTTTACTGTCTCAAGCTTTGGAGAATGGAAACTTTAAAGAACTTGTTGATCCAAGGTTAGAGACAAACTACAATCCTGATGAGATGATTCACATGACTGCTTGTGCTGCAACTTGTGTGCGCCAATCAGCTAGGCTTCGGCCTCGAATGAGCCAG GTTGTTAGAGCTCTAGAAGGAAACATTTCTCTAGATGATCTAAATGAGGGGAGCACACCTGGGCACAGCAGAGTTTTTGGTTCCTTTGAGAGTTCAAATTATGATAGTACTCAATACAGTGAAGACCTAAAGAAGTTCAAGAAGTTGGCATTGGAAAGCCAAGAGTGCAGCGGGCCCAGCAGCGAGTATGGCCAACATCTATCTGCCTCCACCAGTTCAGGCCAGCAAAATACACAAGAGATTGAAATAGGGAATGGGAAGGAGGGTAGCAACCATGGTTAG